A segment of the Streptomyces sp. NBC_01235 genome:
GGCCGAGAGCCGGCGGTCACGGTGATCGACTTGGCCCTGGGCCACCCGTATCCGGCAGGTGCCGCAGAACCCCTGGCGGCAGGAGAACGGCAGGTCCGGCAGGGCCTCGTGGAGAACATCCAGGGCGGAGCGGTCGTATGGCACGGGCAGAACCCGTCCGGTGTCGCCCAGTTGAAGTTCGAAGGGACGGCCGTCCGTGATCGGGGCCGGGGCGAAACGCTCGAAGTGCAGGGCTGACGCGCGGCTACCACCGAACGCGCGCCGAACGCCGTCGATCATGGGCGCGGGCCCGCAGCAGTACACCGCACCCGCCGCCGGGCTCAAGCTCAAGAGATCGGCTGCTTCGGGCACGCCGGACTCGTCGTCAGGGCGGATGGAGACCCGGCCAGGGGCTGCGGCCGCGAGTTCGGCCAGCTCTGCCGCGAAGGGCATCGAGCCGCGGCTGCGGCCGCCGTGCACGAGCCTCCAGTCCAGCCCGCGTCGGGCGGCTTCCCGGGCCATCGGCAGGATCGGGGTGATTCCGATGCCGCCCGCGATGAGCAGGACGGATGCTTCGGCGGCGAAGGGGAAGGCGTTCCGGGGCCCGGTGACGGCGACCCGCATACCGTCTGCGAGGGCGTCGTGTACCTCGGCCGAACCGCCTTTGCCGTTGGCGATGCGGCGCACCGCGATGCGGTACCGGTACCGGTCGCCAGGGTCGCCGCACAGCGAGTACTGCCGCTTGCGGCCGGAGGGCAGGTGCAGTTCGATGTGGGCGCCGGGCTGCCAGGGCGGGAGTATCGACCCCTCGGGTGCTGCCAGCCGCAGGGAGACGACATCCTCGGCCTCCTGGTGCTTGGTGGCGACCACCAGTTCCCGGATCACGGGCATCTCGGTGGTAGGCGGGCGCCTGGGAGGAGTGCTGCGCCGCGCGAGGCGTGTGACCGCGTTGTCGCTGAAAGCCGCCAACTTCCGCATGAAGGAGTCGCTGCGCGGCCTGCCGTACAGGTCCGGCGGCCGAGTGACGGGTGTGCTGGTGTCCATGGGATGCCTTGCTGCTTGCTGGGTCATTGGGCGGCCGCTCGGGCAGCGGGAGACGCTGCCAGGTAGGCGACGGCCTGCTGGGTCGAGCCTTCCTGGGTCGGGTGGTAGCCGGGGCGGAAGTAGCGCAGCACCGAGCGGGCGAACGAGACCGGCGGGGGCAACAGGTCTTTGCGGGCCGCGGTCAGGTAGTCGCGGAGGCGGACCTTGACCCGGTCGTCGAGTTCGGGGTCGGCGCTCATCAGGAAGCGGACTCCGCGGATCCACAGCCGGGTCAGCACCGGCGCGGTGACGAGCATGCCGACGACTCGGCGGCGGTAACGGGGATCGAGGTGCACCAGCAGGTCGAACGCGACCGAACGGTGTTCGACCTCCTCCGCGCCGTGCCAGCGGAACAGGTCGAGCATCGCGGGGTCCGCGCCGACCCGGTCCAGGTGTCCGTTGTCGAGAATCCAGTGCCCCATGTACGCGGTGAAGTGCTCGAAGGCCGCTATGAGGGCGAGCCGTTGGAGGAGGTGCGCGTGTGCGGCGGCCGGCGTCAGATCCGGCCGGTCTCCGAGCACCCTTCGGAAGATCCATTCGGACTGCAGGGTGTACGGAGCCGGGTCCAGCCCCTTGGCGAGCAGGTGCTCCAGGACCTCCTGGTGCGCCTCGGCGTGCATCGCTTCTTGGCCGATGAAGCCGCGTACGTCCTCGCGCAGCCGGTCATCGGTGATCAGTGGCAGTGCCTGCTCGAAGGTGCGCACGAACCAGCGTTCGAGTTCGGGGAGCATGAGGTGGAGTACATCGAAGGTGTGGGTCGCGAAGGGCTCACCCGGCAGCCAGTGCAGCGGGGTGGTGCCCCAGTCGAAGGTGACGTCCCGGGGTTGCAGCACCAGGTCGTGGTGGTCGATGGGCTCGGACGGACGCTCCCGGTGGGCATGTGCGGCTCGGAACATGACAGGTTCCTCCATCAGCGATGGGTGTGTGCGAAGGGGCGGTCAGGCAGTCGTCCAGTACTGCTGGTCTGTCAGATCGGGTGCGCGGTGTGGTCCGTATTGCGGTGGGAGCCCTCTTCGACGCGGTGGGCGAATTCCGCGATCCGGGACGCGACCTCCTCGGGGTGGCTGAGCTGTACCCAGTGCCCGGCGTCGATCGGGCGCCGTTGTATCCGGCGCGTCCAGTGCTCCACTCCGTACGACAGCACCGGGGTGACGCAGAAGTCGCGGGTGGGAATGATGAGTTGAACCGGGACGGTGGTTGGGCGGTCGCGGGGACGCAGCAGGCGGGGCACCATGTTGGCGCGGTACAGCGCGGTGCCGGACATGGCGTCGCGGGCCAGCGTCGGCGCGGGGTAGGGGGTGTGCCCGGGCACGCCTTGGGAGCCGGTGAGGAAGGCGCGCCAGCGGTGTCCCAGTGCTCTCCAGGTCAGGGCGGGCAGGAGCGGAAGATGGAAGTAGGCGATGTACCAGGACCGTGCGGCCTGCCGCAGCATCTTCGGCAGATCCGGATGCCGCGGCCGGAGGCGGGCACGGATCAGGTGGCCGACGTGGTCCAGGCAGGGTCCGGAGATGGAGGTGAACGAGGCGATCCGCCCGGCCAGGCGGGTGCCGGTGACCGACTCCCAGGAGTGGATCGATCCCCAGTCGTGCCCGACCAGGTGCACCGGGCGGTCGGGGCTCACGGCGTCGAGAACCGCCTCCAGGTCGGCTTCCAGGCGGGACATCCGGTAGGCGCGCAGACCCCTGGGCCGGTGGGAGGCACCGGCTCCCCGCACGTCGAAGGCGGTGACGTGGAAGCGGTCGGCCAGGCGCTCGGCGACCGGGCGCCACACGGCGCTGGTGTCCGGATAGCCATGGACCAGCACCACCGCAGGAGCCGTGGACACTCCCCACTGGTAGGCGGCCAACTCCCCGCCGTCCGCAGCGATCCGGAGGGCGGCCGGGCCGGTCATCGGCCACCACCGGCAGGGGACAGTTCGCCGTAGTTCAGCCCGCCGTGGAAGAAGCTGGGCAGCACCGGCCAGTGCCGCTTGAAGGGGGCCAACTCCGAGGAGGGCAGTATCTGCAGCCAGCGCGGATCGCGCCGGCTGGGGTCGGCGAGGGTCTTCTCCTTGACCATGGAGTCGTACTGGTCGAGAGAGTCCTCCAGGGTGTTGGCGTTGGGCACCACCTCATGGCCGTAGAACGCTGCGTGGCGGCGCACCCCGGGGATGCGGGAGAGGTCGGGCTGCCAGTTGTCGGCCGAGATGCCGTTCTCGGAGGAGACCCACACGCCGTCGGGGGTGTTCAGCACCAGGGAGTGGTTGCCGTCCGTATGGCCGGGGGTCCACAGCAGGCTGACGCCGACACCGAGTTCGACATCGCCGTCGAAGGCGGTGACGCGCTCGTCCGGTACCCCGTCCATGCCTCCGTCGACGTACCAGGCCCACTGCATCGGATGCACCGATTCGAAGGTGCCCAGCTCCCTGCGGTGCACCAACAGCCGGGCGCGCGGGAACAGGGCTTCGCGGGGCGCCCGTTCGCCCGGAATCGTGCTGGTACTTCCCATGATCATGCGCACGTCCTGGACGTGCAGGTGGTCGAAGCTGACGAAGTCCACGTCCTCGGGTCGCAGACCGCAGGAGGGCAGGACGGTGTTCGGGTCCTGGTAGAAGCGGGCGAAGACGTGGTCGGTGAGAAAGTCCCCCGCCAGCCGCTTGAGCTGGGCGTAGAACGGCGCTTGAGCCGTTCCGGCGGCGACGGTCGGCTCCCACACCAGTGTTTTCGGCTCACCGTCGAAACCCTCGAACTGCACGACGAGCATCCGGTTGACGATGCTCACGAACGGGTTGACGGAGAGCGCGGCGCCGTGGAAGCCGAACCGGGTCGGGTACGGGGCGGCGGCGATGTCGAAACTGCGGACGGCGTGGATGCGGCCCTGCTGGATGAACCGCTCACGGTAGGAGGCCGCGGCGCTGCGCACGGCGCGCAGCCGGTCACCGCGGGGCCATACGTCGTGGACACCTTCGAATTCGGGGATGGGACGCGGAGCGGCGGCGTCCTGGGCCTTCTTCGCGCTGGGCGCCGGCTTGGGCGTGGTGGTCACGGGCTCATCCTTCGGGCAGGCGGGCGGTGCGAGTGCGCTGCTCGTAGGCCGCGCGGACCGACCGGTCGGACAGGGCGGCGAGCTGGTCGGGGACAAGGAGGTGATGCAGGGCGTCGCGGGCACGGCCCGGCAGCACTGCGGCCAACCGGGTCAGGGCGGCCACCTGGCGGGGAATGAAGACCTCGAACCGCGGGCGCAGCACGACATCGAGCACCGCGTCGGCCACCTGATCCGTCGTCAGGCGTCGGGTGGGGCCGGTCGCGGTGCCCACGGCCAGATCGGTGTCCACGACGCCGGGCATCACCAGGGACACGTGCACGCCGGTGCCGCGCAGTTCGGCGCGGACGGCTGTGCTGTAGCCGTGGACGGCGTGCTTCGTCGCCGCGTAGGTCGCCTCGCCGGCCGGGGCGACCTTGCTGGCGGCGGAGGCGATGTTGACCACGTGGCCGCGACCGCGTTTCCGCATCCGCGGGATCACGAGTTTCATCCCCCGCAGTACGCCGTGGACGTTGACGTCGAACTGGCGCAGGGCGGCGTCCTCCGGTTCCTCCTCGAAGGGGCCCACCCACATGATTCCGGCGTTGTTGATCAGTACGTCGATCGGCCCCAGCCGGGTCTCGACGGTGCGCAGGAAGTCCTCGAAGGAATGTGTGTCGGTGACGTCGAGAGACAGCCCGAGCAGTCGGCCACCGGAACGTGCGCCGATGGCGCCGGCCGTCTCCATGGCGAGCTCCGCGTCGAGATCACCGATCGCCACGGCGGCTCCGGCCGCGGCGAGCCGGGCTGCGACGGCACGCCCGATTCCGCGGCCCGCCCCGGTGACCGCGATCACTCGGCCGGTCAGCGGTTGCGTGCGGGGGAGCCTGTCGCGGTCTCTTCGGCTGAACGTGTACGGGTCTTTGGGCGGTGCTGCCACGGTCGAGCCCTTCCTTCCCTGCCCTGAACATGAGCGGAACGCTGAGCGGCAAGCGGCCCTCGCGCTTCTGACACGATGACGTGTCAGATGAACTGACAAGCTAGAGTGTCAGTTCGGAGCACACCGGTGTCAACACCTCTGCGAAGGGGAAAAATGACCGGCGCACAGACCGCAGGGCGGCGCTACGGCGGACGTGATGCGACGCAACGACAGCAGGAGCGCCGTACCCGCCTCATCCAGTCGGGCCTCGACCTGTTCGGCACGGCCGGATACGCCTCGGTCTCCGTCAAGCAGGTGTGCTCGCATGCCGGACTGACCGAGCGCTACTTCTACGAGTCGTTCCGCGACCGCGAAGACCTTCTCGCCGGGGTCTACAACGAGCTGATCACTACGATCAGTGCCGAAACCGCTCAGGCCGCAGCCGCCGCCGCACCCGATGTCGACGCCCAACTGCGCGCCGGCCTCGAGGTGTTCATCCGCACACTGGCCGGCGACGCCCGCAAGGCCCGCCTGGTGCTCATCGAGGTCGTAGGCGCCAGCCCCCGCCTCGAAGTACGGCGCCGTGAGGTCCTGCACGAATTCGCCGCCATGGTCGGCGCCGTCGTCGGACCGCTCCCTGGCCCGGAAACCTCCTCCAACCGGCTCACCATGACCGCGATGAGCCTGGTCGGCGGAGTCAACGAACTCCTCGTGGACTGGACACTCGGCCACCAGAACGCCACCGTCGAAGAACTGATCGACCTGTGCCACACCCTGTACATCGCGGCCTACCGAGCCATCAGCGATCAGCCCTGATCACACAGGCCCGGATCCCCTCAGGAGCCTTGCGTACCGGACGGCAGCCCACGGCCCCCGTTCAACGGCCCGGCGCACTCGGCGGCCCTGTTCCGATCGGGCAGGCCGACGAGAAGCATTGCGCAATGAACGCAAGGTGCGGCGCACCTGCTGAATGTCGACTGCCGGACGGGTTGCATATCGATCATCCATCCGGAAGCGACGCCAGGCGATCGGGCTGAGCGGCCGCGAACCATGACGGGCCCGTCGTGTCGGGGGAGCTGCTGAACGGCGGGGGATCACCCGCCGCCTGCGCCACCCCCCGCTGGCGCACCTGCCCCGGGGTCCGGCCCGCGCGGGACCGGCCCTGCCGCGCTATCGCCGGGTGCCGACAAATGCCGAGGCTCGCGCCATGGGCAGCCCAATGGCGATCGGTTACACGCGGCCGATCTCGGCGCACCCCGAACGCCTCAGATGCAGATACGCCGTCGCGGCAGCCACCAGGCGGTAGAAGCCCTCAGCGGCGTCCGGTGAGACGGGCAGGAGCCCGATGTCGGCGACGACGATCATTGGCGGGGCGCAGGTACTCGATTCTGCCGAATGCGTCCACCGCGCGAATACGGACAGTGACTGGGGTCGAGAGACACCGGCACTTAGCGGGAGGCCCGCTCGTGCCCGTCATCCTTTGCCCATGCTCTCGAACGCCAGGCGGGCCTCTTCCGTGCTCCGTGCCAAGGCGGCGGCGACGATCGCCTTCTCGCCCGGGAGGAGTCGGAAGAGGTACGCCTGCGTGACACCGACCCGCTTCCCAGTCGCCTCGGCAGAGGTGCCGTAGTAGCCCTTGAGCGCGAACTCGCGATCGCAGTGCGCGGATGGCGCTCTCACGTCTCTCCTGCCTGCTCATCCGGCGCGTGTCGCCATGCCGGCGGGCACCGGTCAGCTCAACCCGAAGCCGGCCGGTGACGCGGCGCGGGATCAGTTCTGTGCTTGAGCTTGCACATTGGAAACCGATCGGTTTACAGTGACGGGCAAGAGGAAACCGATCGGTTTCCAGGCGAGTTCGGGAGTGCACGATGACGGCAAATCGGCCAGTGGCCCTCGTGACGGGTGCCTCCTCCGGCATCGGCAAGGAAACCGCGCTTGCGCTGGTCGCGGCGGGGTTCGAGGTGGCCGGCACAGGCCGCGACACCTCACGCGTCACCCCGCTCCAGGGTGTGACGTTCCTCGACCTCGACGTGGTCAGTGACAAGTCGGTCACCACCGTGGTCCAGCAGGTGATCGACCGGTTCGGACGGATCGACGTCCTGGTCAACAACGCCGGCATCGGCTCGATCGGCGCGGCCGAGGAGACCTCCCTCGCGCAGGCCCAGAGCGTCTTCGACATCAACGTCTTCGGGGTCATGCGCATGGTGAAGGAGGTCCTGCCGCACATGCGCGCCCAGGGGCGCGGGCGCATCATCAACCTCTCCTCAGTGCAGGGCTTCATCCCCGCCCCCTACATGGCCGTCTACGGTGCGTCCAAGCACGCGATCGAGGGCTACTCCCAGTCCCTGGACCACGAGGTCCGAAAGTACGGCGTCCGCTCGCTGCTCGTCGAACCCGCCTACACCAACACCGGCTTCGAGGCCAACAGCGCCAAGCCCGACACCCCCCTGCAGACCTACGCCGACCAGCGGCACATCTTCGACCGCCTGATGACGGAAGCGATCAAGGACGGCGACGACCCCACCGTCGTCGCCAAGGCGATCGTCACGGCCGCCACCGACACCAAGCCGAAACTGCGCTACGCCGCCGGCCCCATGGCCGGACGCGCACGCATGCTCCGCTTCGTTCCCGCCTGGGTCCTGGACAAGCAGATCCGCACGATGAACAAGCTCACCGGCTGACACCCGCCACCCCACGCACCCCATCGCGCCGCCGAAACCGGGAGAGACCCATGTCCGAGACCCTGCACCCCGCCGCCGCTACCGTCGCGAGATGGCGCTCCGCCGAGGAAAACGGTGACGTCGACGCCGCGGTCGCCTGCCTGAGCCGGGACGTCGTGCTCAACTCGCCGCTCACCGAGCAGTTCCGCTTCGAGGGATCTGACCAGCTGCGTGACTTCCTGACCTCGGCGTTCACGGCGGTCAAGGACGTCCGTTACCACACCCAGACCGGCGAGGGCGACACCTACGCGCTGGTCTACCGGGCGCGGGTGGGGTCCCAGTGGTTCGAGGAGGTGCAGTTGCTGCGGCTCGACGACGAGGCACGGATCAAGGAGATCACGCTCTTCGGGCGTCCGATGCCGGCCCTCACCGCCCTGATGACGACTCTGGGGCCGGAGCTCGCCCGCCAACAGGGCCGCCGGGGCCTCGCGGCACTCATGCGCGCCAGCACCATACCCATCCACGCGATGGTCACCTTCGGGGACCGCAGCATGGTCGCGAAGACCCAGCCGGCAGCCCGGTAGACCTGAGAGCACCAGGTCCACTGGCCGTTTGCCTCGTTCCCCTTCCAGGAGTTGGCGGCAGCCGCGGGCGATGTCCCCGGCGGACAGCTTCAGGTCGCAGGAACGCACGAGGTACCTGCAGTCCAGGTGGGCTCCGGCTCGCCCTGACCACACGGGCGAAGCCGACTCCCGAGAGCGGCTGCTGGAGGCACCGTCCTCCACCGGCCACGGCAAAGTCCGGCCAATCCCCCCAGGCGCCGAGGTGATGCGGCAACTCGCCGCGTTTCCGGCAACTTGATCCAGCAGGAGACGCTCCCATGAAGCGACGTACGTTCCTTACGGCGACCACCGCGTCGCTGGCCGCCACCCCACTCGCCGTCCCCGCCTACGCCTCCGCCTCCCCCTCCGGTTCAACAGCCGGTCACTACGAGGTCGTTGCCCGCTTCTGGGGCGCGATGCCGACGGGTGTCACCGTCTCGCGCCGCGGCCGGGTGTTCGTCAACTTTCCCAGTCGCCGAACTGCGCGGCGGGAAGCCGGTGGCCTACCCCGACGCCGAGGTGAACCTTCAGGACGCCTCCGACCTGGCCGGGCACTTCCAGTCGGTGCAGAGCGTCGTCGTCGACCCGGCCGACCGGCTGTGGATCCTCGACACCGGAAGCCCGGGGTTCGCCGGGTCCTCCTACGGCGGTCCCAAGCTCGTGGCGGTCGACCTGCGCACCGACCGGATCGTACGGAAGATCCTCTTCCCGCCCGAGGTGGTGCCGGCGAACAGCTACCCCAACGACGTGCGCTTCGACCTTCGGCGCGGCGCCGAGGGCATGGCCTTCATCACCGACTCGGGCGGCTCCAACGGCATCATCGTGGTCGACCTCGCCACGGGCCGCTCCTGGCGGCGACTGACCGGGCATCCCTCGGCGCTCCCGGACGCGCAGTTCCTTCCGGTCATCGAGGGCGAGCCCTTCATGGTCCGCCCCGCGGGCGGCGAGCCCACGTACTACGAGACCGGCTCCGACGGCATCGCCCTCAGCGCCGACGGCACGCGCCTCTACTACTGCCCGCTGTCCAGCCGCCGCCTGCACAGCGTGTCCACCGACGCCCTCGCCGACCCGGACGCCACGGACGCCGAGGTGGCGGCGACGGTTGAGGACCTGGGGTTCAAGCCGATGGCCGACGGCCTGGAGAGCGACGACAAGGGGCGGCTCTACGGCGGCGACCTGGAACACAACGCGATCTGGCGCAGGAGCCCGAACGGCACCTACCGCACCCTCGCCCAGGGGCGCGATCTGCTCTGGGTCGACACCCTGTCCGTCGCCTCGGACCGGCACCTGTACGCCATCGCCAACCAGCTCAACCGGCTGTCGCCCTTCCACGAGGGCAAGGATCTGCGCCGCAAGCCCTATCTCCTGGTCCGCCTGCCGATCGACGCCGGGCCGGTCAGGCTCATGTGAACGACCGTCAGCAGATCGACGTCCGCCGCCTGTCCCACCCCTTGGCGACGACATCCGGTCCGGGTTCGGTCGCCGCTTTGCGCACACGGGCAGGCTCCTCGGCTTGAAATGTGGAAACCGATCGGTTTACGATGGCAGTGAAACCGACCGGTTTCATTGGCGCGGAGTCCGGGCGGGGCGCTGAATCCGTACCTCCGGTCCCGGCCGCGGCGGTGTGTGCCGAGATCGAACGTTCCGAGGGTCGCCGCTCCGCAGCGAAGCTGTCCGGCCGTCTCCGGATGCGAGTGTGTTGACCGAGACCGGAGTAATGAGCCATGAGTGGGATTCCCCCCTTCCGCGTACTGCGCGCCAAACCCCTGTGGATCGCCAACGGCGTCATCACAGGCGTCCTCGCGCTGCTGTTCACCGTGTTCTACGTCGGCGCCAACATCGATCCCGTGGACCACATGAAGAATCTGCCCGTCGGTCTGGTCAACGCCGACAAGGGCGCTGCTGTCGGTGGCAAGCAGGTGAACCTGGGGGCACAGATCTCCGAGTCGATCACGAAGTCCACCGTGAGCGGAGACAAGATCGACTGGAAGGTGATGGACGAGAAGGAGATGAAGGAGGAACTCGGCAAGGGCAAGCTGTTCGGCGCGCTCGTCGTTCCCGCCGACTTCACCTCCGCCACCACCGCACTCACCGGCACCGCGACCGCCGGGGCCCCGACCCGTCCGACGCTGACGGTGCTGACCGACCAGTCCGCCGGCAGCGTGGGATCCAGCCTGGCCCGTACGGCAACAACGCAGGCGGCCGAGAACGCCTCGCTCCAGGTGGGCAAGGAGCTCACGTCCCAGGGCAGGACCGGGCAGGCGAAGCTGCCCGCCGCGGCACGCCTCCTCCTGGCCGATCCGGCCGCCATCACGGTCAAGGACGGCCATCCCCTCGACTCACACAGCGGCCTGGGCCTGACGGCGTTCTACTACGCGCTGGTCCTGGTGGTCTGCGGCATGCTCTCCGCCAACGTCATCAGCGGCCAGGTGGACCACGCCCTCGGCTACACCCACAACGACATGGGCCCGCTGCGCCTGCACCGCCCGCTGATCCGGACCACCCGAGCGCAGACCCTCGCCATCAGCAGCACCCTCATGGCCGGCCTGTCCCTGCTGATGGGCACGCTGGTCATGGCGGGCGCGGTCGGCCTCATGGGCATGGACGCCTCCCACCTGCCCCTGCTGTGGCTGTACTCGGTGTGCGCCATCGCGGTCTCCGGGATCGGTGCGCTCACCCTGCTCGCCGTGTTCGGTACGCCCGGCATGCTGGTGGTCACGCTGGTCTTCATCGGGATGGCGGTGCCGACGGCGGGCGCCACCACGCCGATTCAGGCACTGCCCGGCTTCTACCGCTTCCTGGCGGAGTTCGAGCCGCTGCGGCAGATCACCGGCGGCATCCGCTCGATCCTCTACTACGACGCCCAGGCCGACGCCGGCCTGACCCGGGGCTGGATCATGATGGCCGTCGGCCTCGCGGCAGCCGTCCTCTTCGGCTTCGGCATGACCAGCTGGTACGACCACAAGGGGCTGCACCGCATCCCCGCCGAGACGGAGCCCGAGAAGACCGCCGCCCCGGCGTAGCGGAAGGCGGCTCACCCAAGAGAGGCGCGTGCACCAGCAGGGCTCGGCGGCGGTCTCTCCCCCAAGGCTGTCGCCGAGCCTCCGAGGGGCCTTCAGACGTCCGCCTGGCGGCGGGCGTCTCCCCGGCACCGCATGGAAACCGATCGGTTTCTATTTCGTCCGATTCGAGTTAACCTCGCGGTATGACTACCGAAGTGAAGCAAAGCCCCCGGGAGCGGCTGCTGGAGGCAGCAGCCACGCTCACCTACCGCGACGGCGTCGGTATCGGCGTCGAGGCGCTGTGCAAGGCGGCGGGGGTGTCGAAGCGCTCCATGTACCAGCTGTTCGAGAGCAAGGATGAACTGCTGGCGGCGAGCCTGAAGGAGCGTGCCGCTGCCTTCGTGGCGAGCCTCCTGCCCCCGGCGGATGATGGCCGTTCCCCCCGCGAGCGGATCCTGTACGTCTTCGAGCGGGTGGAGTCGCAGGCGGGTGCGCCCGACTTCCAAGGCTGTCGGTACCTGGCTGTGCAGATCGAGCTCAAGGATCAGGCCCACCCCGCGAGCCGGGTGGCCCACCAGATCAAAGCGAACCTGACGGCCTTTTTCCGTTCCGAGGCCGAACGGGGTGGGGCGAGTAACCCCGACCTGCTGGCCCGGCAGCTCATCCTGGTCTTCGACGGCGCCAGCGCCCGCGCGGGGATCGGCGCCGACAATCTGACCGGGCTCGTCGCGCCCACTGTGACCACCCTGCTCGATGCGGCAGACATGCACTGATCCACCCCGTCTTCGAGCGGGATCGGCGACCGAAGCGCTCTTTCGGGTTGATGCCCGTCTCCGGCAGCCGGAGCAGCGCCTATGGCCTCACGCCCCTGTTTGCCGGCAATCGGAGGGGAGCCCGATGGCCGTCAGAGTGTTGCCGAGCATGCCGCAAGCAAAGAAACTTGCGCTCTCGTGGACATCGGCACCCAGCGACAGGTGCACGGTTTCCCACAGTCTCATCCAGCCGGCCCGGACGAGCTCGCCCGTCTGGTCATCGTCCTTTGCCTCAGCGGCCGCGACGACGGCGTATCCCTGCATCTGCATCAGGAGCGTTTCGGGGAGTGCCGAGATCAGCTGCGCGTACGCGTCCTCCATGGCGCCCAGGGCCTGCTCGCTGCCCTCCACCCCGTCGGTCGGCCGCTCGAAAGCCAGGCGGGTGTCTTCCATGCTCCGCACCGCAGCGGCGACGAAGATCGCCTTCTTGTCCGGGAGCAGCCCGAAGAGGTACGGCTGGCAGACAGGAGCCCGGCTCATGGCGGTCGGCCGCCACAAACGGCGCTCCGACCCACCTTGGGCGAGACGCCGCAGCCGCCGCGCGGCCCGATCGGCCTCGGCATCCAGACGGCGCCACTCCTCACGTCCCCCCGCTGACCTCCGTCTGACGCCCAGCCAGGC
Coding sequences within it:
- a CDS encoding TetR/AcrR family transcriptional regulator gives rise to the protein MTTEVKQSPRERLLEAAATLTYRDGVGIGVEALCKAAGVSKRSMYQLFESKDELLAASLKERAAAFVASLLPPADDGRSPRERILYVFERVESQAGAPDFQGCRYLAVQIELKDQAHPASRVAHQIKANLTAFFRSEAERGGASNPDLLARQLILVFDGASARAGIGADNLTGLVAPTVTTLLDAADMH
- a CDS encoding TetR family transcriptional regulator — translated: MIDVAWLGVRRRSAGGREEWRRLDAEADRAARRLRRLAQGGSERRLWRPTAMSRAPVCQPYLFGLLPDKKAIFVAAAVRSMEDTRLAFERPTDGVEGSEQALGAMEDAYAQLISALPETLLMQMQGYAVVAAAEAKDDDQTGELVRAGWMRLWETVHLSLGADVHESASFFACGMLGNTLTAIGLPSDCRQTGA